AGTGAGCATATAGGCCGCTCCGATCAGCAAGACCACTGCGAGTATCAGCACGGCACTGGCCAGCGCCACTTTTTCAGTCATCTCGATGCGGAACAGCTCCAGTTTGGCATCGACAATGGCCTTCATATCATCGACGGTCGAGGTAATCGTATCCTCGATCAGCCCCGGCACGCCCTTGCGGCTCTGTGTTTGCTTCTGGTCTCGATTTTTCTGCTGTGGTTCCATGCGATGGCGGTTCACTATTTGTTCCTCTTCAGAATAAAGCCCAGAACGGTTCCTGCGCCGAGGGCATAGAAAAAGGATTTTACCGGATTTTCGGTAATGTAATTGTGCGCCTTCTCCTTTGCATCAAGAATCTGCTCGTACGTTTCGCTCTGCTTGAACTCGTTGAGCGCTTCGGAGGCCATCTGCCCGACCTCCCTGATCGGTTCGGGAAGTTCATCGAAAGCGGATGGGCTTTTTTCAGGCTGCTCCTGCGGCATCGGGTTGACCGGTATCTGCTGTTCCATGGGAGGTTATGGGGTCTGGTTGAACGAGTCTGTTCTTGCCTAAATATAGAAAAAATAACAGATGCAACGGCTGGCCCGTTCCCGTATAGCGGTTCACGCAACCTCCGTGGTGGGCCTGCGGGATTTATTCATCACCGCTCACTATTCATCAATAGAGCAACCGGCCGCCGTCAACGTTGATGATCTGACCGGTGATGTATTCGCTCTCCATCAGGAAACGGATCGCACCGACGATGTCCATCGGGTCGCCGAAGCGCTGCAAGGGGATTTTGTCGAGCAGGTTGGCTTCCGGCTCATCCGCCCGGATGGGGTAGGCGGAAATGGTGCCCGGCGCGATGGAGTTCACCAGAATGTTCGGCGCGGTCTCTCGTGCGAAGATTCTCGTCAGATGCTGGATGCCAGATTTCGAGACCGTGTAGGGCGCATAATTCCTCCACACCATGCCGGCTGAAATATCGGTCATGGTGATGATGCGCGAGACGAACGGCTGCTTCGTCATGATCCGGGCAGCCGCCTGCATCGTGAAGAAGGTGCCTTTGAGGTTGGTGTCGATCAGGCTGTCCCAGTCCTGCTCGCTTACTTCGAGGAGGTTGGTGCGGTAGAAGTTCGACGCGCTGGTGATGAGCAGGTCGAGGCGGTCGAAGTGGTCGCTGAAGGCAGTAAAAGCCTGTTCGATTTCATCCACTTTCGACACGTCGCACTGCACCATCTGTGATTCCGGGCTTACCCACCTGACTTTTTCCAGTGTTTCTTTAGCCTTCTCTTCTGAATGGCCCCAGGTGAAAAAAATCGAATACCCTTGTCCGGCAACAGCCAGAGCGATCTCCGCGCCGAGCTTGCCGGAGGCGCCGGTCATGAAACAGACTTTTTTTCCTGAATTTGGCATGGCAGTCGGAGTTGGTTGAGAAGGCTTTTTTCAAGGTAAAAAAAATAGGACTTACAGGCTTATGCGACCTGTAAGTCCTTTGGAAGAAGTTCTTACTCGGTGAGACGATTTGCTTACTCCACGCCGATAATCACGCTGGATGCTTTGAAGATGGCGCAGGCGTGTCCGCCTTCGGCAAGGCCGAGATTCTTCGCGCTGCCGTGCGTGATGACTGCCGAAAGCGTCTCGCCGCCGCCGATTTCAAGATCGACTTCGCAGCTCACCGGCCCGTCGATCAGGCGGGTGATGGTGCCGCAGAGGATGTTCCGGGCGCTCACCTTCGCATCGTGCAGGTCGGTGCCGAGAATGATCGTGCTGGCCTTGATAATTGCGCTGGCTTCCATACCCTTCTTGAGGCCGAGCCGCTCGACAGCACCGATGGTGACGGTCGAAACAATCGGGGCACCGCTGGTAAGGGAGATGGTCACTTCGGCATTGACCGCGCCTTTGGCGATGGAGGTGATGGTGCCCTTGAAGATGTTACGTGCGCTGATGTTCATGGTTGTGCAGGGGTGATTTTTGTTGTTGGTACATCGGATGCGGCTTTGCCGGCAATCCTGATTCGTTATGTTCTTACAAATATAACGAATGTCTGTGGAAACATCATTGATGAGATGTTCTGAAGGTTGCCGTTTCGAGAAAAAAATCCTGTTCCATAGCCGGCAAGTTTCTTTTTGATTTTGCGCGCGGTGGGTTGTCAAAACGTTGCAATTTTGTTGCCTTGGTACCGAGGCTTGCCGGATTTATTACATTTCAAAGAGCATGTGGGTTGCTATTTTTTTTGAAAGTAATTTTTTCGTTAACCCGCGAGCACTACGAATCAATCTAACTGGTGTTCAGTTGTATCGAACTATGAAAAAAAATCTGTTTATCGCCGAAGCAATCGGAACCTTCGCGCTGGTGTTTGCCGGATGCGGAGCCATTGTGGTCAACGAAAGTTTCGGGGGAGCGCTCGGGCACCTGGGGGTTTCCACCGTTTTCGGGCTGGTGGTGATGGCCATGATCTATTCGGTCGGGAACGTTTCTGGCGCGCATCTGAACCCTGCGGTGACGCTCGGCTTCGTGTTCGCAGGCCGTCTGGACAAGCGAAGCATTCCGGGGTACATCGGTAGCCAGCTTATCGGGGCTCTTGCCGCAGCCGCCGCACTGCGCCTGCTTTTTCCGGAGAGCGCCACGCTGGGGTCTACGTTGCCGGGAATTGATCTTGCTCGCGCATTCATCGTCGAGGTGCTGCTTTCGTTTGTGCTGATGTTCGTCATTCTGAACGTCTCAACGGGCCACATGGAGAAGGGCATCATGGCGGGTGTAGCTGTTGGCGGCACTATTGCGCTCGAAGCGCTGGTCGGCGGCCCGCTCACCGGAGCGTCGATGAACCCTGCCCGTTCGCTCGCCCCGGCGCTGCTGTCCGGTAACCTGTCGTCGATCTGGCTTTACCTGACCGCTCCCGTTGTGGGAACCTGGCTTGCCCATCCGACCTGCCGATGGATCCAGGGCCCGAACTGCTGTGTTTTGAAGCCGGAGGGTGAATCGTCGGAGGCTGATTGCAACGATAAGTCGTGCGGGTGAGTGTCGAATTTGAATTTTCCTGCTGAGGCGTATTTTTTAAAAATCAGCGGACGATTTTTTGTTCACCCCAACTTTCTGAAAGCGGACGCTTTAATCGCCGCAAAAACCGTCGTGCCGGGATTGATGCCCAGCTCTTCGGCGGCGGCGCGGACTATTTCGGCGACGAGGGTTTTGCCGTCCGATTCGAGCACGACGCCCTTGCGTCCGTCGGCGTCGAAGAGTTCCATGACGTTGCATTCGAGCAGGTTGCGGGCGCTGATGGCTTCGGGGTGATTTTTGAAGAGGATGATGTCGCGCGATGACAGTTCGAAAAGCGATGCGCCATCCTTCCGTCCATCCGAAATAATCAGTTCCTGATCGCCCCAGGGGTAATGGTGGAGTCCTTCGCGCACGGACGGATTGCTGAGGCGCAGGAGGTTGAGGTAGCCGTGGGGGCTGAGCGCCATGTTGGCGCGTGCGAGTTTGTTCGGCGTCGTGATCTGGTCGAGCTGGCCCTGTTTGATGACCATCACCTGCTCGGTCATCAGGCGCATTTCGGTGAGCGAGTGCGAGATGAAGAGGCACGGAATGCCGAACTCTTCGCTGACGCTGCGCAGGTAGGGGATGATCTGGTAGCGCAGCGAGTCGTCGAGCGCCGAGAGCGGTTCGTCCATGACGAGCAGGCGCGGATTGGCCAGCACCGCCCGCCCGAGCGCCACGCGCTGCTTTTCGCCGCCGGAGAGCTTGTTGACCCCGCGTTCGACGAGGTGCTCCAGATTGAGCGCTTTCATGACTGCTTCGAGGTCGATACGCCGTTCTGATGGCTTGCAGCGCTTGTAACCGTAGAGCAGATTTGATTTTACGCTGAGGTGTGGAAAAAGCGTCGCCTGCTGGAAGACGATGGCGATGCGCCGCTTTTCGGGCGACAGGTCGATCCCTTTTGTGCTGTCGAACAGGCAGTCGCCGTCAAGTTCAATCCGCCCGTTGTCGGGCTTCGTTAATCCGGAAATCAGGTGAATCAGCGTCGATTTGCCGCTGCCCGATGCGCCGAAAATGCCCACCCGTTCGCCGGAAAGTTCGGTCTTGACCTTGAGCGAAAAGTCGCCCTGCCGCTTCTCTATGTCGATTTTGAGCTTCACGCCTGCCCCCCGTGTTCGAGCTTTTTGCCGAGCACCTCATGCACGAAAAGTACCGATACCGACAGCGCAACCGAGACCAGGCAGAGCGACAGGGCCATCGAGGTGCCTGCCGGTGAGCTGGCGTAGTCGTAGATGGCGAGCGGAATCGTTTGGGTGAGGCCGGGGATGTTGCCCGCGACGATGATGGTCGCGCCGAATTCGCCGAGGCTGCGGGCGAACATGAGCGACGATCCGGCCACCATGCCGCGCAGCGAGAGCGGCAGGATGACCGTTGCGAGCGTGTCGTACCATGGCGCGCCGAGGCTTCGGGAGGCTTCGAGGAGCTGGCGGTCGATCGACTCCATGCCGAGCCGGATGGAGCGCACCAGCAGCGGAAAACCTACGGTAGCCGAGGCGATGACGGCGGCTTTCCAGGTGAAGACCAGCTCGATGCCGACTGACGAGAGCGCCTGGCCAATCCAGCCGTTGCGCCCGAGCATGAGCAAGAGGAAGTAGCCGATCACCACCGGCGGCAGGGTGAGCGGCAGGTTCACCAGCACTTCGAGCAGCACCTTGCCCCGGAACGGCTTGAAGACCATCAGCCACGCCGTCGCGAAGCCGAACGGCAGCGAAATCACCGTTGCGGTGACGGCGATTTTCATCGACAGCGCGATGGCTGTAAGGTCGTCCGGAGTGAGGTTCATCGTTGCACTCGTTGCTGCTTACTTCACTGAGAAGCCGTACTTTTTCAAAATCGTTTGAGCCTCATTGCCCTTCAGCCAGGCGTAAAAGCTTTTTGCATTAGTTTTCTTTGCGCCGGTTACCGTTAACGCCATCGGGTAGCTGATCTGCGGATAGAGCTTGCCGGGCACGACGAACAGAATTTTCGCTTGTTGCGCAAGTAGCGCGTCGGTGCGATAGACGAATGAGCCATCAACCTCACCGAGTTCAGCGTACATCAGGCTTTCGCGCACATCCTTGGCCATGATGAGCTTGCCCGCGAGCTTCTGCTGGAGGCCCGATTTTACGATGGCCTGCATCGCGTACTCTCCGGCGGGCACGCTTTTCGGGCTGCCGATGCCGATCTTGCCGAGCTTCGGCAGGTCGTTCATGCCGGTGACTTTCTTTGCGGTCGTTCCGGCAAAGACCAGCTCATTGAAGGCGAAGGTGCGCACGCTCGACAGCTCAACCAGTCGCTGTTTTTTCAGATACTCCATCCACTTCACGTTGGCCGAAATGAACAGATCGGCAGGAGCACCCTGCTCGATCTGCCCCGCCAGTGCTCCCGAAGCCGCATAGTTTTTGCGGAAGGTCGTGTCGGGATGTGTGGCCTCATAAGCAGCGGTGATCTCGTTGAGTGCATCTTTCATGCTTGCAGCCGCGGAAAGGTTGACTTGCCCGGCCAGCGCGCTGGTTGCGGTCAGCATGATCGCCAAGAGTGCGGTCGTGATCGTGTGGAGGAGCTGCTTCATGGTGTCTGGTGATAATTATTTGGGGCCGATGACTGCCTTGATATCCGACGGTTTGCCGAAATAGACCGACGACATGACGATGATGTCGATGCCGGTTGCGGCGTAGGCAGCAGCGTTCTCCGGGTTAATTCCTCCCGCAGCGGACACCGCCACGCCGGGGCATGTTGTGCGGATCTCCTGCACCAGTGCGGTCAACTCGTCAACCGGCATCTTGTCCACCTGTACCACATCGGCCCCGGCTTTGGCGATCCGGAGCGCCTCTTCGGCGCTGTCCGCTTCGACGAGGATTTTCTGCTCGGGTGTCTTTTGTTGCAGCTCAGGGATCATCGCAAGGAATCCGTCGAGGCCACCAATAAAGGCTGTGTGCTGGGTGAAGACCAAAATCGACTCCGACAGCCCGAGCCTGTGCGGAAACGCGCCGCCAGCGAGGATTGCCTTGATGGCGATTTTCTTGGTGCCGGGGAAGGACTTGCGGGTCGTGACGACGTTGACGCCCGGATTGGCCGCGCGTGCCCGCTCGACGATGGTGCCGGTACGAGTCGCGATGCCGGAAGCGTATTCGAGCAGGTTCAGCGCCACTTTCCAGGCGGCGTGCAGAGCGGCTGCCGGGCCTTCGGCTGTCAGGATCATCGTGCCGGGTTCGACCAGTGTTCCCGAAGGTATGGAGTCGAGCACGGTTGCTCCGCATTTCGCGAGCACCTTACCAGCCTCTTCAGTGCAGCAGACCACCGTGCGCTCGCGGGTCGTGAAGGTGATCTCGCCCGGCGTCAGGCCGAAGCCGAGCAGGGTAGTGGTGAGGTCGCCATAGGGGACGTCTTCTTCAATGAATTGGTCGATTTCGCTGTCGGGGATCGGGTAGTACATGAAAGAGTATTGCTCTGTTTTTCCTAATATTTTTAGGTAAATATAGTTTTAATCCTAAATAAATCCAGATTATTGTCAGTTTGTTGCTCTGAAAATATACGATATTGTCGGTAATTGTTGATTTCGATATGTCTTACAGGAAATAACGATTTCTTCCTGACTTTGGCAAAATGAGGGGTATTTTTGGCTGACTTAGGTGTTATTGAGCATAGTTTGTTGCCAAAAAATATTTTGTCGTTGGGAAGGTTCATCGTATATTTGCGATGAACTAACAATAAAGTCCATGCAGAGAACATCGATGCCATTGAGCTACACCCAAGAGGAGGAGGCTTTGGCTGCAATTGCCAAGGCGCTGGCTCATCCGGTGCGGATCAGAATTCTGAAGCTGCTGGCAGGCCATGCTTGCTGCTTTACCGGCGAACTGACCGGGCTGATTCCGATGGCGCAGTCCACCATCTCCCAGCACCTGAAGGCGCTCAAGGAGGCTGAATTGATTCAGGGTGAAATCAGTCCGCCGAAGGTGAAGTACTGTATCAACCGGGAGCGGTGGGAACAGGCAAAAGAGCTGTTCGGGGCGTTTTTCGATTTTGAGGGTGACGGTGGTTGCTGCAGCTGACTTTCTTGTCTTTTTTATAAATCGTTTATTTGCGATAAACATAAACCAGAAGGAAAAGTACTATGAAACAGGTTAAAATTCTTGGTACCGGTTGCGCCAAATGCAACCAGCTCGCCGATGCCGTCAAAGCGGTGATTGCGTCCGAGGGCATCGACGCCGATGTGCAGAAGGTTGAGGACATTCAGGAGATCGTGTCGTACGGCGTGATGTCCACTCCCGGCCTCGTGGTCGATGGCGTGGTGGTGTGCAGCGGCAAAGTGCCGTCCAGCGATGAGCTTCGCGTGATGCTTGCCGCTGCTCCGAAGTCTTCGGGCTGCTGCGGTGGACATGGTGGAAGCTGCTGCTCCTGATCCGATGAGCAACGCTGATAAGCATAGCTCCGGAGCCCTGCGCACTTCGACCCCGGCATGGCTTGCCGGGGTGGTTGCGGCTGTGGTGCTTTGGGTTCCGCTTTATCTCAATCTCGAAACAGGTGCCGATCTTGTGGTCGGCGCTTTCGGGTTGAGCCGCAGCACGGCGTTCGGTGAGGCGCTGCACTTTTTCCTCTATGAAGTGCCGAAGGTTTTGATGCTGCTGCTTGCCGTCGTTTTTGCGATGGGGGTGGTGCACACGTTCATCTCGCCGGAACGCACGAGGGCGCTGCTTTCGGGCCGTCGACTCGGCGTCGGCAACGCGATGGCCGCTTTGCTTGGTATCGTGACGCCTTTCTGTTCCTGCTCTGCGGTGCCACTCTTCATCGGTTTTTTGCAGGCGGGCGTGCCGCTCGGCGTTACCTTCTCCTTCCTCATCTCCGCGCCGATGGTCAACGAGATTGCCCTCGGCTTGCTGTTCGGCCTGTTCGGCTGGCGGATCGCCTTGCTTTACATGGCGATGGGGCTGCTCGTGGCGATCACCGCCGGTATGGTGATCGGGCGGCTCGGCATGGAGCGCCATCTCGAAGAGTGGGTCCGCAAGCTCCAGAACAGCGCGGTTGGCGATTCGTTCGAGCAGGGCGAGCTCACCTGGCCGAAGCGCTTCGAGGAGGGGCTGCGCCACGTGCGTGAAATCGTTGGGCGCGTGTGGCTTTACATCGTGGCTGGCGTGGCGCTCGGGGCGGGCATTCACGGCTACGTGCCGCAGGATTTCATGGCTTCGCTGATGGGCAAGAGCGAGTGGTGGAGCGTTCCTGCTGCGGTGCTGCTCGGTGTGCCGATGTACTCCAATGCGGCGGGCATCGTGCCGGTGGTCGAAGCGCTGATTGGCAAAGGCGCTGCGCTTGGCACCGTGATGGCCTTCATGATGAGCGTCATCGCGCTCTCGGCGCCCGAAATGCTCATCCTTCGCAAAGTGCTCCGCCCGACGCTCATCGCAGTGTTCGCCAGCGTCGTTGCAGCGGGAATCCTTGCGGTTGGGTATGTGTTCAATCTGGTGTTATAAAGTTGATAACTGCCAGTTGATAGTCGACGGAATTGCCCATCTTCTCCTGTCAGAATAGGAATCGAGCGATTTCGTCGGTTCGCGTGGATTTGTAGGGGCGAACCTGTGTGTTCGCCCTTCCCCAGCTCGGCATGTCCGGCAAAGGGCAGACACACAGGCCTGCCCCTACAGGAAAGGGGACTGCATGGCTCTGCTGAACGATCCCTATGAAGAGGTTGGGCTGAAGCCCTTGATTTTTTAGTTCTATTATCCCGGCTTAAAAGCCGGGGCAACAGAAACGCAAAATATATAGAATGTCAAGAGGGTTAAAACCCTCCTGAATGTAAGATTGGGTTCTGCGATTTCGATAAAATCTGACGACGGCTTTTTGTTCCTTCTGTTTGAAACAATCCCATAACTATTCATCCCATGTCCAATCAATCCATCCTGATTCTCTGCACCGGCAACTCGTGCCGCAGCCAGATGGCCGAGGGGTTTTTGAAAGCGTATGATCCTTCTCTTGAAGTACATTCGGCGGGCACTCGTCCTTCAGAAATGGTGCATCCGCTTGCCGTACAGGTCATGAAAGAGGTGGGGATCGACCTGTCATCGCATCGCCCGAAAAGTCTGAACGCTTTTCTCGATCGTCCGTTCGATTACGTTATCACGGTGTGCGACAACGCCAAAGAGTCGTGCCCGATCTTTACCGGCAAGGTGGGGCAGCGGTTGCATCTCGGTTTCGACGATCCGGCGGAGGCGACCGGTTCCGAGCAGGAGGTGCTGGCAGTATTCCGGCGGGTGCGGGACGAAATCGCTGCACGCTTCCGGCAATTTTTTGACGAAAATCTTCGTCGGGGCTAAACGGTCGGGGTGTCCTTCAATGGGAGTTTTTTCTTATACTTGAAGGCCGGAGAGCTACGTCCGGGCACCAGTAAACGATGAACCAATCAAAGCTCGATGGCCGAACCTATTCTCAGACTCAAAGGTATCCGCAGGGAACTCGAACTCTCGAAGGATGTTCGCCAGACGATCATTCCCAATCTTTCGCTCGACATCTTCAAGGGTGAGTTCGTGGCCATTACCGGGCCGTCCGGTTCGGGCAAATCCACGCTGCTCTACATCATGGGCGGGCTCGACAAGCCGACCTTTGGCGAGGTGTGGCTCGACGGGCAGGAGATCACCGCTATCAGCGAGGCCGAGATGACCGTCATCCGCAACGAAAAGATCGGTTTCATCTACCAGTTCCACTTCCTGCTTCCAGAGTTCAATTCGCTTGAAAACGTGATGATGCCGATGCTGATTCAGCGCAGGTTCAGCAAGAAGGAGATTCGAGACCGGGCCAAACACCTGCTCGACATGGTGGGTCTCGAAAACAAATACACCAACAAGCCCAGCCAGCTCTCCGGCGGCCAGCAGCAGCGTGTCGCTATCGCTCGGGCGCTGGCAAATGAGCCGAAGGTGTTGCTCGGCGACGAGCCGACCGGCAACCTCGATTCGCGCTCGGCCAACAACGTCTATGAGCTGTTCGACCGCCTGAACCGTGAGCTGAACCAGACCGTCATTGTTGTCACGCACGACGAGGATTTCGCCAACCGCGCGGGCCGCCGCATTCACCTTGTTGACGGCAAAATCGAAAGCGACACCAACGGTTCCCGGCGCTCGGCTTCGGCGTGAATCTGTCCCTGATACCGCATCCTGAAACCACCAATACTCCGCACACCCATGCTCGAACAGATCAGGAACACTCATCCGCTTGTCTATAAAAATCTGAGCGCTCTGCCGAACGGTGAACAGCAGCTTCGCGCGATTCTGGCCCTCGACCGCTACTGGGAAAGTCTCGACCTGCCGGTGCCGGAGGTGATCAAGGAGGGCACTCGGCTGCCCGCCGGGGTGAACATCGAGGGGGAGTTCGACATTCTCTACGCAGGCGGCACGCTGGGCCTCTTGCACGCAGCGGTGATGTCGAAGCAGTACGACCGCAAGGTGCTGGTGATCGATCGCGCCGCGCCGGGGCGCACCACGCGCGACTGGAACATCTCGCGCGGTGAGCTGCTGCGCCTCGCCGATACCGGGGTGTTCACGGTGGAGGAGCTGGACTCGACCATCGTGCGGCGCTACAAAACCGGTTGGGTCGAGTTCCACGTTCCGCCTCCACGACAGAAGCGGCTTTACATGGACGAGGTGCTCGACTGCGCGGTCGATGCCGACAAGCTGCTCGGCATGGCGCGCGACAAGCTGCTGGAGCGCCCCGGCTCGCAGGTGCTGGGCCGCACCACCTTCGTCTGCTGCTACCGCTTCCCGAGCCACCTCGTCGTGCAGGCTGAGGACGCATCCGGCAAGACGATCTACTTCCGGACGAAGGTGCTGGTCGATGCGATGGGCATCCTCTCGCCGGTGGCGATGCAGCTCAACCACGGACGCCCGCAGACCCACGTCTGCCCGACGGTCGGCACCATCGCCAGCGGGTTCGAAGGGGTCGATTTCGAAGTCGGTGAAATCCTCGCCAGCACCGAACCGGCCGAACGCTCGAATGGGCGCGGACGCCAGCTCATCTGGGAGGGATTCCCGGCCAAAGACGACGAGTACATCACCTACCTCTTTTTTTACGACAAAGTTGATTCCCGCAACGACAAGTCGCTGCTCGCGCTCTTTGAGGCCTACTTCCGCAAGCTGCCGGAGTACAAAAAGCCGGGGCCGAACTTCACCATCCACCGTCCCGTGTTCGGCATTATACCGGCGTGGTCGCATGATGGCGCGGGGTGTACGCGGGTGGTGTCGGACGAGCGCATCGTGCTGCTCG
This portion of the Chlorobaculum parvum NCIB 8327 genome encodes:
- a CDS encoding permease, translating into MSNADKHSSGALRTSTPAWLAGVVAAVVLWVPLYLNLETGADLVVGAFGLSRSTAFGEALHFFLYEVPKVLMLLLAVVFAMGVVHTFISPERTRALLSGRRLGVGNAMAALLGIVTPFCSCSAVPLFIGFLQAGVPLGVTFSFLISAPMVNEIALGLLFGLFGWRIALLYMAMGLLVAITAGMVIGRLGMERHLEEWVRKLQNSAVGDSFEQGELTWPKRFEEGLRHVREIVGRVWLYIVAGVALGAGIHGYVPQDFMASLMGKSEWWSVPAAVLLGVPMYSNAAGIVPVVEALIGKGAALGTVMAFMMSVIALSAPEMLILRKVLRPTLIAVFASVVAAGILAVGYVFNLVL
- the modB gene encoding molybdate ABC transporter permease subunit gives rise to the protein MNLTPDDLTAIALSMKIAVTATVISLPFGFATAWLMVFKPFRGKVLLEVLVNLPLTLPPVVIGYFLLLMLGRNGWIGQALSSVGIELVFTWKAAVIASATVGFPLLVRSIRLGMESIDRQLLEASRSLGAPWYDTLATVILPLSLRGMVAGSSLMFARSLGEFGATIIVAGNIPGLTQTIPLAIYDYASSPAGTSMALSLCLVSVALSVSVLFVHEVLGKKLEHGGQA
- a CDS encoding MIP/aquaporin family protein, encoding MKKNLFIAEAIGTFALVFAGCGAIVVNESFGGALGHLGVSTVFGLVVMAMIYSVGNVSGAHLNPAVTLGFVFAGRLDKRSIPGYIGSQLIGALAAAAALRLLFPESATLGSTLPGIDLARAFIVEVLLSFVLMFVILNVSTGHMEKGIMAGVAVGGTIALEALVGGPLTGASMNPARSLAPALLSGNLSSIWLYLTAPVVGTWLAHPTCRWIQGPNCCVLKPEGESSEADCNDKSCG
- a CDS encoding arsenate reductase ArsC translates to MSNQSILILCTGNSCRSQMAEGFLKAYDPSLEVHSAGTRPSEMVHPLAVQVMKEVGIDLSSHRPKSLNAFLDRPFDYVITVCDNAKESCPIFTGKVGQRLHLGFDDPAEATGSEQEVLAVFRRVRDEIAARFRQFFDENLRRG
- a CDS encoding ArsR/SmtB family transcription factor, which encodes MQRTSMPLSYTQEEEALAAIAKALAHPVRIRILKLLAGHACCFTGELTGLIPMAQSTISQHLKALKEAELIQGEISPPKVKYCINRERWEQAKELFGAFFDFEGDGGCCS
- a CDS encoding TOBE domain-containing protein, which translates into the protein MNISARNIFKGTITSIAKGAVNAEVTISLTSGAPIVSTVTIGAVERLGLKKGMEASAIIKASTIILGTDLHDAKVSARNILCGTITRLIDGPVSCEVDLEIGGGETLSAVITHGSAKNLGLAEGGHACAIFKASSVIIGVE
- a CDS encoding ABC transporter ATP-binding protein, which codes for MAEPILRLKGIRRELELSKDVRQTIIPNLSLDIFKGEFVAITGPSGSGKSTLLYIMGGLDKPTFGEVWLDGQEITAISEAEMTVIRNEKIGFIYQFHFLLPEFNSLENVMMPMLIQRRFSKKEIRDRAKHLLDMVGLENKYTNKPSQLSGGQQQRVAIARALANEPKVLLGDEPTGNLDSRSANNVYELFDRLNRELNQTVIVVTHDEDFANRAGRRIHLVDGKIESDTNGSRRSASA
- the modC gene encoding molybdenum ABC transporter ATP-binding protein, with amino-acid sequence MKLKIDIEKRQGDFSLKVKTELSGERVGIFGASGSGKSTLIHLISGLTKPDNGRIELDGDCLFDSTKGIDLSPEKRRIAIVFQQATLFPHLSVKSNLLYGYKRCKPSERRIDLEAVMKALNLEHLVERGVNKLSGGEKQRVALGRAVLANPRLLVMDEPLSALDDSLRYQIIPYLRSVSEEFGIPCLFISHSLTEMRLMTEQVMVIKQGQLDQITTPNKLARANMALSPHGYLNLLRLSNPSVREGLHHYPWGDQELIISDGRKDGASLFELSSRDIILFKNHPEAISARNLLECNVMELFDADGRKGVVLESDGKTLVAEIVRAAAEELGINPGTTVFAAIKASAFRKLG
- the modA gene encoding molybdate ABC transporter substrate-binding protein — encoded protein: MKQLLHTITTALLAIMLTATSALAGQVNLSAAASMKDALNEITAAYEATHPDTTFRKNYAASGALAGQIEQGAPADLFISANVKWMEYLKKQRLVELSSVRTFAFNELVFAGTTAKKVTGMNDLPKLGKIGIGSPKSVPAGEYAMQAIVKSGLQQKLAGKLIMAKDVRESLMYAELGEVDGSFVYRTDALLAQQAKILFVVPGKLYPQISYPMALTVTGAKKTNAKSFYAWLKGNEAQTILKKYGFSVK
- a CDS encoding SDR family NAD(P)-dependent oxidoreductase, yielding MPNSGKKVCFMTGASGKLGAEIALAVAGQGYSIFFTWGHSEEKAKETLEKVRWVSPESQMVQCDVSKVDEIEQAFTAFSDHFDRLDLLITSASNFYRTNLLEVSEQDWDSLIDTNLKGTFFTMQAAARIMTKQPFVSRIITMTDISAGMVWRNYAPYTVSKSGIQHLTRIFARETAPNILVNSIAPGTISAYPIRADEPEANLLDKIPLQRFGDPMDIVGAIRFLMESEYITGQIINVDGGRLLY
- a CDS encoding phage holin family protein, whose translation is MEPQQKNRDQKQTQSRKGVPGLIEDTITSTVDDMKAIVDAKLELFRIEMTEKVALASAVLILAVVLLIGAAYMLTSSALLIGELLSHPWLGYFIVSLVFLGCFAFFTKVKPEALKNFIHKILLSAHD
- a CDS encoding thioredoxin family protein; its protein translation is MKQVKILGTGCAKCNQLADAVKAVIASEGIDADVQKVEDIQEIVSYGVMSTPGLVVDGVVVCSGKVPSSDELRVMLAAAPKSSGCCGGHGGSCCS
- the modD gene encoding ModD protein, translating into MYYPIPDSEIDQFIEEDVPYGDLTTTLLGFGLTPGEITFTTRERTVVCCTEEAGKVLAKCGATVLDSIPSGTLVEPGTMILTAEGPAAALHAAWKVALNLLEYASGIATRTGTIVERARAANPGVNVVTTRKSFPGTKKIAIKAILAGGAFPHRLGLSESILVFTQHTAFIGGLDGFLAMIPELQQKTPEQKILVEADSAEEALRIAKAGADVVQVDKMPVDELTALVQEIRTTCPGVAVSAAGGINPENAAAYAATGIDIIVMSSVYFGKPSDIKAVIGPK